A window of Rufibacter sp. LB8 contains these coding sequences:
- a CDS encoding DUF4292 domain-containing protein → MNKHLFFSLALGLLVLAGCQKKVTPGTSVGAGPEKINKISVVNTDFQFFTAKGKVQSENSGLSANITIRMKKNEVIWASVQKIGFEVARLKITPDSVYIVNKLKDEYVIGSYAKLAQQYKIDVDFKTLQEVILGNYVPGDPSKEKVNLDGPVQHVRQLRSNLQIDQFIDTTRYKLKRTEVRNLGNKDLMTVDYQDFSDLNGRSFAHSLLLTIQQPEGNTAKNNIVVVKHSQVSTSETSLDFPFSVPSGYERK, encoded by the coding sequence ATGAATAAGCATCTATTTTTCTCCCTGGCTCTTGGGCTACTGGTGTTGGCGGGCTGTCAGAAGAAAGTCACCCCTGGCACTTCTGTAGGCGCAGGCCCTGAGAAAATCAACAAAATCAGCGTAGTCAACACAGACTTCCAGTTTTTCACGGCCAAAGGCAAAGTACAGAGCGAGAACAGCGGCCTGAGCGCCAACATCACCATTAGAATGAAGAAGAACGAGGTCATCTGGGCCTCAGTGCAGAAGATTGGCTTTGAGGTGGCGCGCCTGAAAATCACGCCAGACTCAGTATACATTGTGAACAAGCTCAAAGACGAATACGTGATTGGCTCTTACGCCAAGCTGGCCCAGCAGTACAAGATTGACGTGGATTTCAAAACGCTGCAAGAGGTTATCTTGGGGAATTACGTGCCCGGCGACCCTAGCAAAGAGAAAGTGAACCTAGACGGACCCGTACAACACGTGCGCCAACTGCGCAGCAATCTGCAGATTGACCAGTTCATTGACACCACCCGCTACAAACTCAAGCGCACCGAAGTCCGGAACCTAGGCAACAAAGACTTGATGACGGTGGATTACCAAGATTTCTCTGACCTGAACGGCCGTTCTTTCGCGCATTCATTGCTGCTCACCATTCAGCAGCCAGAGGGCAACACGGCCAAAAATAACATAGTGGTAGTGAAGCACAGCCAGGTTTCCACGTCAGAAACTTCCCTGGACTTTCCTTTTTCTGTACCTTCGGGGTATGAACGCAAATAG
- a CDS encoding tetratricopeptide repeat protein, giving the protein MWKRGLTVVAALCGVLVAGENGYAQSERKKERSAPAEAAQPLNLSQQEQQLSESYFLEGMKFFMLEEYTKALDRFQRAYAISPNNAAINYKVAETSLLMGSVRGAMPFAKAAVDLEPNNTYYHLLLAQLYTNQQQYDDAIKVYARLTQEIPNTEQYLFNLTDLYLAKNRLDEALQTLGQIEQKYGLQEEISFKKQQIYLKQNNLAKALLEGENLIAANPEEVKYLLAQAEILAVNKRVPDAIKMAERAIRVAPENAYGRLMLADLLQQQGKTAEADVQLEQAFSSPTLDIDSKVKILVDYIRRLPNEKVAVQAIKLAELTTKTHPTEAKAFAVAGDIYVNSDKKLAARDNYLKAVKLDPGHFKIWQQIVLLDGEMNQTDSLILHSERALEFFPNQAMFWFYNGTGHLINKNYSKAAKSLEYGRRLSANNRELFLQFNLQLGDAYNSLEQFDQSDQAYEAVLQLDPANPHALNNYSYFLSLRSQNLPKAKAMAGVLVAQFPENATYLDTYAWVLYKMKDYAEAKRVLEKAVAVSSDATIIEHYGDVLYQLGQKDLALKQWVRASQVGGASDAISKKIKDKRLYE; this is encoded by the coding sequence ATGTGGAAGAGAGGACTCACGGTAGTAGCGGCCCTTTGCGGGGTTTTGGTGGCAGGCGAGAACGGGTATGCCCAATCTGAGCGGAAGAAGGAGCGAAGCGCTCCCGCTGAAGCTGCCCAGCCCCTGAATCTCAGCCAACAGGAGCAGCAACTAAGTGAGTCCTATTTTCTGGAAGGCATGAAATTCTTCATGCTGGAGGAATACACCAAGGCCCTGGACCGGTTTCAGCGCGCCTACGCCATCAGCCCGAACAACGCAGCCATCAACTACAAAGTAGCCGAAACCAGCCTGCTGATGGGCAGCGTGCGGGGAGCAATGCCGTTTGCCAAAGCAGCGGTTGACCTGGAGCCCAACAACACCTATTACCATCTTTTGCTGGCCCAACTCTACACCAACCAGCAGCAGTATGATGACGCCATAAAGGTGTACGCGCGCCTCACGCAGGAAATTCCCAACACAGAGCAGTACCTGTTCAACCTCACCGACCTTTATCTCGCCAAGAACCGCTTAGACGAAGCATTGCAGACGCTGGGGCAGATTGAGCAGAAGTACGGGCTTCAGGAAGAGATTTCTTTTAAGAAACAGCAGATTTACCTCAAGCAGAACAATCTGGCCAAAGCTTTGCTGGAAGGCGAAAACCTGATTGCCGCCAACCCAGAGGAAGTAAAATACTTATTGGCCCAGGCCGAAATTCTGGCCGTGAACAAACGCGTGCCAGATGCCATCAAAATGGCCGAACGCGCCATACGCGTAGCCCCAGAAAATGCCTACGGCCGCTTGATGCTGGCAGATTTGCTGCAACAGCAAGGCAAAACCGCCGAAGCCGATGTGCAACTGGAACAAGCGTTCAGCAGCCCTACGCTGGACATTGACTCCAAGGTCAAAATTCTGGTAGATTACATCAGAAGATTGCCCAACGAGAAAGTAGCGGTACAAGCCATTAAACTAGCCGAACTGACCACCAAAACGCATCCAACAGAAGCCAAAGCTTTTGCCGTAGCCGGTGACATTTACGTGAACTCAGACAAGAAATTGGCCGCGCGTGACAATTACCTCAAAGCCGTGAAGCTGGACCCCGGGCATTTCAAAATCTGGCAGCAGATTGTCTTGCTGGACGGCGAGATGAACCAGACTGATTCTTTGATTCTGCATTCTGAGCGGGCGCTGGAGTTCTTCCCCAACCAAGCCATGTTCTGGTTCTACAACGGCACGGGGCACTTAATCAACAAAAACTACAGCAAAGCTGCCAAATCTCTGGAGTACGGCCGCCGGCTTTCTGCCAACAACCGCGAGCTTTTCCTGCAGTTCAACCTGCAGCTAGGCGATGCCTACAATTCCCTGGAGCAGTTTGACCAGTCTGACCAAGCCTATGAAGCGGTACTGCAACTAGACCCGGCCAACCCGCATGCGCTGAACAACTACAGTTATTTCTTGTCGCTGAGAAGTCAGAACTTGCCCAAAGCCAAGGCTATGGCGGGGGTGCTGGTGGCGCAGTTTCCAGAAAACGCCACGTATTTAGACACCTATGCGTGGGTTTTGTATAAAATGAAAGACTACGCAGAGGCCAAACGCGTATTAGAGAAAGCGGTGGCGGTGTCTTCAGATGCTACCATTATTGAGCATTACGGCGATGTGCTGTACCAACTGGGTCAGAAAGACCTGGCGCTCAAGCAGTGGGTTCGCGCCAGCCAGGTGGGTGGCGCGTCAGATGCCATCAGCAAGAAAATTAAAGACAAGCGACTGTATGAATAA
- a CDS encoding sugar phosphate nucleotidyltransferase, which yields MRIIVPMAGMGKRMRPHTLTVPKPLIPIAGKPIVQRLVEDIAKVCNEPIEEVAFIIGRFGKEVEAKLMKIAESVGAVGSIHYQDEPLGTAHAILCAQSALKGNVVVAFADTLFKADFKLDTSAEGTIWVQRVEDPRPFGVVKLNEKGQITDFVEKPQEFVSDMAIIGIYYFKDGEYLRSELQYLLDNDIKDKGEFQLTNALENMKNKGSVFIPGPISEWLDCGNKDATVYTNQRYLEYIKDEEGLVSSSATVTNSVIIPPVYLGENVVLNNSVVGPHVSIGNNTQVSGSVLSNSIVQESSTIKNALISNSMVGNSAVFEGTPSDLSLGDYNVLRG from the coding sequence ATGAGAATTATTGTACCAATGGCCGGCATGGGAAAGCGCATGCGTCCCCACACCCTCACGGTTCCTAAACCCCTTATTCCTATTGCCGGCAAGCCCATTGTGCAGCGTCTGGTAGAAGATATTGCTAAAGTGTGCAACGAGCCCATTGAGGAAGTAGCCTTTATCATCGGGCGTTTCGGGAAAGAGGTAGAGGCCAAGCTGATGAAGATTGCTGAGTCTGTTGGTGCCGTTGGTTCTATCCATTACCAAGACGAGCCCCTGGGCACGGCCCACGCCATCCTGTGCGCCCAGAGCGCTTTGAAAGGCAACGTGGTGGTGGCGTTTGCTGATACCTTGTTCAAAGCCGATTTTAAATTAGATACGTCCGCCGAAGGCACTATTTGGGTGCAGCGCGTAGAAGACCCGCGTCCGTTTGGCGTGGTGAAACTGAACGAGAAAGGCCAGATTACTGATTTTGTGGAGAAGCCGCAGGAGTTTGTATCTGACATGGCCATCATAGGTATCTACTACTTCAAAGACGGCGAGTACCTGCGCAGTGAGTTGCAGTATTTGCTGGACAATGACATTAAAGACAAAGGCGAGTTCCAGTTGACCAACGCGCTGGAGAACATGAAGAACAAAGGCTCTGTGTTCATACCGGGCCCAATTTCTGAGTGGCTGGACTGCGGCAACAAAGACGCTACCGTGTATACCAACCAACGCTATCTGGAGTACATCAAAGACGAAGAAGGCTTGGTTTCTTCTTCGGCCACGGTGACCAATTCAGTGATTATTCCGCCGGTGTATTTGGGTGAAAACGTGGTGTTGAACAATTCAGTGGTAGGTCCGCACGTTTCTATTGGGAACAACACGCAGGTGAGCGGTTCTGTGCTGAGCAACAGCATTGTGCAGGAGAGCAGTACTATTAAAAACGCGCTGATCAGTAATTCCATGGTAGGCAATTCGGCAGTCTTTGAAGGCACGCCGTCTGACCTGAGCCTAGGCGATTACAACGTGCTGCGCGGCTAG
- the dut gene encoding dUTP diphosphatase, producing the protein MTSRVNIKVINSGRHALPEYATEHSAGLDLRANLEGALTLKPLQRALVPTGLSIELPEGHEAQIRPRSGLAYKHGISIVNSPGTIDADYRGEIKVLLVNLSDTDFVVEDGERIAQMVVAKYERVAWQEAAELSETERGFGGYGSTGKK; encoded by the coding sequence ATGACCTCAAGAGTGAACATTAAAGTAATCAACAGTGGCAGGCACGCCTTGCCAGAATATGCCACCGAGCATTCGGCCGGGTTGGACTTGCGTGCCAATTTAGAAGGAGCCTTGACCTTGAAACCATTGCAACGCGCGTTGGTGCCCACCGGCCTCAGCATTGAGCTGCCCGAAGGCCACGAAGCCCAGATCAGGCCCCGCAGCGGCCTTGCCTACAAGCACGGCATCTCTATTGTGAATAGCCCCGGCACCATTGACGCCGATTATAGAGGTGAAATCAAGGTATTGTTGGTCAACCTCTCAGACACAGACTTCGTTGTAGAAGACGGGGAACGCATTGCCCAGATGGTGGTGGCCAAATATGAACGGGTAGCCTGGCAAGAAGCCGCGGAACTCTCTGAGACAGAGCGCGGTTTTGGTGGCTACGGCAGCACTGGCAAAAAATAA
- a CDS encoding lipopolysaccharide biosynthesis protein, whose translation MSLAKKLMGQTAAYGLSSIVGRALNYLLVPVYTSVFAPEEYAVVTKLYAFVAFLNIVYTYGMETAFFRFANKEGADQLDLYHKVQSMVLTSSLLLTAAFIIGAQPIAESLGYPGQEKYIIWLAITMGVDALVAIPFARLRLQNKAIQFATIRLTNILLVIGGNLFFLVFCRHVYQGDYFTLLQPFVRTIYNPELGVGYIFAVNMVANLLFIPLLWRQLADFRFKLDFGFLWPMLVYAFPILFMGLAGATNEMLSRLMLEDWLPENFYPGTSNEAALGIFGANYKLAIMMSLIIQAFRYAAEPFFFSQAQDKNSPNTFAVVMRWFVIFCALVYLGISVNLDIFQYFLGRESYRTGMEVVPVLLLAYLFNGVYYNLTVWFKLTDKTFYGTYITIFGAIVTVAANYLLIPVLGYMGSAIAALLCYVAMAAVCYALGQKYFPVPYPLKAIFGYLLLASALIWVGYTWDLENFWLRQVYHFALCGVFLAVVWVVEKPRKLLFNR comes from the coding sequence ATGAGCCTCGCCAAGAAACTGATGGGCCAGACGGCGGCCTACGGGCTGAGCAGCATTGTGGGCCGGGCGCTCAATTACCTGCTGGTGCCGGTCTATACCAGCGTGTTCGCGCCCGAGGAATACGCGGTGGTGACCAAACTCTACGCCTTTGTCGCCTTCCTGAACATTGTGTACACCTACGGCATGGAAACGGCATTTTTCCGCTTCGCCAACAAAGAGGGCGCTGACCAGCTGGATTTGTACCACAAAGTGCAGAGCATGGTTTTGACCTCCAGTCTGTTACTTACGGCGGCGTTTATCATTGGCGCACAACCCATCGCCGAAAGTCTTGGTTATCCGGGGCAGGAGAAATACATTATCTGGCTGGCCATCACCATGGGCGTAGATGCGTTGGTAGCCATTCCGTTTGCGCGGCTGCGCTTGCAGAACAAGGCCATTCAATTTGCCACCATCAGGCTCACCAATATTCTGTTGGTTATTGGTGGTAACCTGTTCTTTTTGGTGTTCTGCCGGCACGTCTACCAAGGCGATTATTTTACGCTTCTGCAGCCGTTCGTCAGAACTATTTATAATCCTGAGCTGGGCGTGGGTTATATTTTTGCGGTGAACATGGTGGCCAACCTGCTGTTTATTCCCTTGCTCTGGCGACAGCTCGCTGATTTCAGGTTCAAGCTTGATTTTGGTTTCCTGTGGCCAATGCTCGTGTACGCCTTTCCCATCTTATTTATGGGCTTGGCCGGTGCCACCAACGAAATGTTGTCTAGGTTAATGCTGGAAGATTGGCTCCCAGAGAATTTCTATCCCGGCACCAGCAATGAAGCAGCGTTGGGAATCTTTGGCGCGAACTACAAGCTAGCGATTATGATGAGTCTGATTATTCAGGCCTTCCGGTATGCGGCTGAGCCGTTTTTCTTCTCGCAGGCGCAGGACAAGAACTCGCCCAACACGTTTGCGGTGGTCATGCGCTGGTTCGTGATTTTCTGCGCCTTGGTGTATCTGGGCATCAGTGTGAACCTAGACATTTTCCAGTATTTCCTGGGCCGTGAAAGCTACCGTACGGGCATGGAAGTAGTGCCGGTGCTGCTGCTGGCCTATTTGTTCAACGGCGTCTATTACAACCTCACCGTCTGGTTCAAGCTCACCGATAAAACTTTTTACGGCACGTACATCACCATTTTTGGCGCGATTGTTACGGTGGCCGCTAATTACCTGCTGATTCCAGTGCTGGGCTACATGGGCAGCGCGATTGCGGCCTTGCTCTGTTATGTGGCCATGGCGGCGGTGTGTTATGCGCTGGGTCAGAAGTATTTCCCGGTGCCGTATCCGTTGAAAGCTATTTTTGGGTATTTGCTGCTGGCTTCGGCGCTGATTTGGGTGGGTTATACCTGGGATTTGGAGAATTTCTGGCTTCGGCAGGTGTACCACTTCGCACTTTGCGGCGTGTTTTTAGCGGTGGTTTGGGTGGTAGAAAAGCCCAGGAAGCTGCTGTTCAACAGATAA
- a CDS encoding enoyl-CoA hydratase/isomerase family protein: protein MAQYNNLLLENKEGILFITINRPSKMNALNIETVKEINAAMQDVYDDTDVRGIILTGSGEKAFVAGADIAEIAELNEVNGRRFSERGQEVFAMIEECPKPVIAAVNGFALGGGCELSMACHIRVASENARFGQPEVNLGLVPGYGGTQRLTQLVGKGKAMELMMTGDLISAAEAKEIGLVNHVTSAEDLMPKCLEIMRKIVAKAPIAVGMIVDCVNAWYDKEEHGYQTEANSFSRCCGSEDFKEGTSAFLEKRKPEFKGE, encoded by the coding sequence ATGGCCCAATACAACAACCTGTTGCTGGAGAACAAAGAAGGGATTTTGTTTATCACCATCAACCGGCCTAGCAAGATGAACGCGCTCAACATTGAGACTGTGAAGGAGATCAATGCCGCCATGCAAGACGTGTATGATGACACAGACGTGCGCGGCATTATCTTGACGGGCTCTGGTGAGAAAGCCTTTGTGGCCGGCGCAGACATAGCGGAGATAGCCGAACTGAATGAAGTGAACGGGCGCAGGTTTTCTGAACGTGGCCAAGAGGTTTTCGCCATGATTGAAGAGTGCCCCAAGCCGGTGATTGCCGCCGTGAACGGTTTTGCGCTGGGCGGCGGTTGTGAATTGTCTATGGCCTGCCACATACGCGTGGCCTCTGAGAATGCCCGCTTCGGGCAGCCCGAAGTAAACTTAGGCTTGGTTCCCGGCTACGGCGGCACGCAGCGCCTTACGCAGTTGGTGGGCAAAGGCAAAGCCATGGAACTAATGATGACCGGTGACCTGATTTCGGCGGCTGAGGCCAAGGAGATCGGCTTGGTGAACCACGTTACCTCTGCAGAGGACCTGATGCCGAAGTGTCTGGAAATCATGCGCAAGATTGTCGCCAAGGCGCCCATTGCCGTGGGCATGATTGTGGACTGCGTGAACGCTTGGTATGACAAAGAGGAGCACGGCTACCAGACCGAGGCCAACTCGTTTAGCCGCTGCTGCGGGTCTGAGGACTTCAAAGAAGGCACCAGCGCCTTTTTAGAGAAACGCAAACCCGAATTCAAAGGAGAATAA
- the infB gene encoding translation initiation factor IF-2, translated as MSEERSMRLKQVATTLNISTSTVVEFLEKKGVDVENKPTSKITPEQFNMLSKEFASSMQAKAEAADLNLPGKKPAEAERPEPKKAQDPEPEMLIKSNQVRTQQPEAPKPAAPAPSAPAPAAAPVSGASLPGIKVLGKIELDAKGRPVPAKPAPAPAPAAEKPATPAPAAPAKPAEAPAAEKPAPEAVPTPPAAPVAEKPAAAPATPAPKAPEAPVAPEAPKAPAPVAEAPKAAAPAPAPEAPKAAAPAAPVEAPKAPAAPVAPAAPAAPVTETPSAPEEPQETIKAQADQLKGLTVLGKIELPVSGGRGKGGKPVASSDERRRGNQPGTPGQPGQPGQGGDKKKRKRIEVPKTGPGGTPAPQGHRAGDRATSTRPLGTGQAANRQGGVGGPGRPGGGYQGNRPGGPGARPGGPGQRPGAPGAPRAELTDKEIQDQIKATLARLSGGKGGNQGNRSKYRREKRSAVADAADERRMQEQAESKTLKVTEFVSANDLAALMDVSVNEVIKTCMNLGMFVSINQRLDAEAITIIADEFGYDIQFASAEEEENTGIEEVDAEEDLLPRAPIVTIMGHVDHGKTSLLDYIRRTKVTAGEAGGITQHIGAYQVTTEAGKEITFLDTPGHEAFTAMRARGAKVTDVVIIVVAADDNVMPQTKEAINHAQAAGSPIVIAINKIDKPTANPDKIREELAQLNVLVEEWGGKYQSQEISAKTGQGIDELLDKVLLEAELLELKANPDRRAVGTVIEAALDKGRGYVATVLVQTGTLKIGDILVAGSHYGRVKAMTDELGKRHKNAGPSMPIQVLGIDGAPQAGDKFVVMETEREARDIAVNRQQLQREQSMRTKKHITLDEIGRRLAIGTFKELNVIVRGDVDGSVEALSDSLLKLSTEEVQVNILSKGVGQISESDVLLASASDAIIIGFQVRPSVNARKLAEQEEIDIRLYSIIYNAINELKDAMEGMLAPTVKEEVTANVEVREVFKITKVGTIAGCMVTDGVITRNSKIRIVRDGIVVHSGEILALKRFKDDASEVRTGYECGISIKNFNDLVQGDVIEAYEEKEIKRTL; from the coding sequence ATGTCAGAAGAAAGATCGATGAGGCTTAAACAGGTAGCCACCACCTTGAACATCAGTACTTCCACCGTGGTGGAGTTCCTGGAGAAAAAGGGAGTGGATGTCGAGAATAAACCTACTTCAAAAATTACCCCGGAGCAGTTCAATATGCTGTCGAAAGAATTTGCTTCCTCTATGCAGGCCAAGGCCGAGGCGGCAGATTTGAATCTCCCCGGTAAGAAACCAGCCGAGGCCGAGCGCCCAGAGCCTAAAAAGGCCCAGGACCCAGAGCCCGAGATGCTCATCAAGTCTAACCAGGTGAGAACCCAGCAGCCCGAAGCGCCCAAACCAGCGGCTCCGGCACCTTCGGCACCAGCCCCTGCAGCCGCCCCAGTGTCTGGCGCATCATTGCCAGGTATTAAGGTGTTAGGCAAGATAGAGTTAGATGCCAAAGGCAGACCCGTTCCGGCTAAACCGGCCCCGGCTCCAGCACCTGCGGCAGAAAAACCAGCTACACCTGCCCCAGCGGCGCCTGCCAAACCAGCAGAAGCGCCGGCCGCAGAAAAACCTGCTCCAGAGGCAGTTCCCACACCACCGGCAGCCCCGGTGGCAGAAAAGCCAGCTGCCGCGCCAGCAACACCTGCCCCAAAAGCCCCAGAAGCACCCGTTGCGCCTGAAGCTCCAAAGGCACCCGCTCCGGTGGCTGAGGCACCAAAAGCTGCGGCCCCGGCCCCAGCCCCGGAGGCTCCTAAAGCTGCTGCTCCAGCAGCACCGGTAGAAGCCCCTAAAGCGCCTGCGGCTCCTGTAGCACCAGCCGCGCCGGCTGCCCCGGTGACAGAAACGCCTTCGGCGCCAGAAGAACCCCAGGAAACCATTAAAGCTCAGGCAGACCAGCTGAAAGGCTTGACCGTGTTGGGTAAGATTGAATTGCCGGTGAGCGGTGGTAGAGGCAAAGGCGGTAAGCCCGTGGCTTCTTCTGACGAGCGCCGCAGAGGCAACCAACCCGGCACCCCGGGACAACCTGGGCAACCAGGCCAGGGCGGCGACAAAAAGAAACGCAAGCGCATTGAAGTTCCTAAAACCGGACCAGGCGGAACACCAGCCCCACAAGGCCACCGCGCCGGTGACAGAGCTACCAGCACCCGTCCGTTAGGAACAGGTCAGGCGGCCAACCGCCAAGGCGGTGTGGGCGGACCAGGCAGACCAGGCGGCGGCTACCAAGGCAACCGTCCGGGTGGCCCAGGTGCTCGTCCGGGTGGACCGGGCCAACGCCCTGGCGCTCCGGGAGCCCCACGCGCTGAATTAACCGACAAGGAAATTCAGGATCAGATCAAGGCCACGTTGGCCCGTTTGAGCGGTGGCAAAGGCGGAAACCAAGGAAACCGTTCCAAATATAGAAGAGAGAAACGTTCGGCTGTGGCAGATGCTGCTGATGAGCGCAGAATGCAGGAGCAAGCAGAGTCTAAAACGCTGAAAGTAACCGAGTTCGTGTCTGCCAATGACTTGGCGGCGCTCATGGATGTGAGCGTGAACGAAGTGATCAAGACCTGTATGAACTTGGGTATGTTCGTATCCATCAACCAGCGTCTAGATGCCGAGGCCATTACCATCATTGCAGATGAATTTGGCTATGACATTCAATTCGCCTCTGCCGAGGAAGAAGAAAATACAGGCATTGAGGAAGTAGATGCTGAAGAGGATCTATTGCCACGCGCTCCAATTGTGACCATCATGGGTCACGTGGATCATGGTAAAACCTCTTTGCTGGATTATATCAGAAGAACCAAGGTAACGGCCGGTGAGGCGGGTGGTATCACCCAGCACATTGGCGCCTACCAGGTAACTACTGAAGCGGGCAAAGAAATCACGTTCCTGGATACACCGGGTCACGAGGCCTTTACCGCCATGCGTGCCCGTGGTGCCAAAGTAACAGACGTTGTTATTATTGTAGTAGCAGCTGATGATAACGTGATGCCACAAACCAAGGAAGCCATCAACCACGCGCAAGCGGCCGGGTCTCCTATTGTGATTGCCATTAACAAGATTGACAAGCCAACCGCCAACCCAGACAAGATTCGTGAGGAACTTGCCCAGTTGAACGTTTTGGTGGAAGAATGGGGAGGTAAATATCAAAGCCAGGAAATATCCGCTAAGACCGGACAAGGCATTGATGAACTCCTTGACAAAGTATTGCTGGAGGCCGAACTCCTTGAACTGAAAGCCAACCCAGACCGCCGTGCCGTGGGTACTGTGATTGAAGCTGCCTTAGATAAAGGTAGAGGTTACGTAGCCACCGTTCTTGTTCAAACTGGTACATTGAAAATTGGTGACATTCTGGTAGCGGGATCCCACTACGGTAGAGTGAAAGCCATGACCGATGAACTGGGCAAGCGCCATAAAAACGCCGGACCATCTATGCCAATTCAGGTGTTGGGTATTGACGGCGCGCCGCAGGCCGGTGACAAGTTTGTGGTCATGGAAACCGAGCGTGAAGCCCGTGACATTGCCGTAAACCGCCAGCAGTTGCAGCGTGAGCAGAGCATGCGTACCAAGAAACACATCACCCTTGATGAAATCGGTCGTCGTTTGGCCATCGGTACATTTAAGGAGTTGAACGTGATTGTACGCGGTGACGTGGATGGTTCTGTGGAGGCACTTTCTGACTCATTACTGAAGCTTTCTACCGAAGAGGTGCAGGTGAACATCCTGAGCAAAGGCGTGGGTCAGATTTCAGAATCAGATGTATTGCTGGCTTCGGCCTCTGATGCGATCATCATTGGTTTCCAGGTGAGACCGTCTGTGAATGCCCGTAAACTGGCCGAGCAGGAAGAGATTGACATCAGGTTGTACTCTATCATCTACAACGCCATCAATGAGTTGAAAGACGCCATGGAAGGTATGTTGGCACCAACGGTGAAAGAGGAAGTAACCGCCAACGTAGAAGTTCGTGAGGTGTTCAAAATCACCAAGGTGGGTACCATTGCCGGCTGTATGGTCACAGATGGGGTCATCACCCGTAACTCTAAGATCAGAATTGTACGTGATGGTATTGTGGTGCACTCCGGTGAGATCCTGGCCCTCAAGCGTTTCAAAGACGATGCGTCTGAGGTACGGACCGGCTACGAGTGCGGTATCAGCATCAAGAACTTCAATGATCTGGTGCAAGGTGACGTGATTGAAGCCTACGAAGAGAAAGAAATCAAGCGTACGCTGTAA
- the nusA gene encoding transcription termination factor NusA has translation MDSSILIESFAEFAKFKNIDRPTMMRILEDVFRTMIRKKWGTDENFDIILNVEKGDLEIWRNREIVDDNSEDIWDTDKIPFSEAIKIEPDFEVGEEVSELIKLEDFGRRAVLTARQTLIQRVKDLEKDLLYQKYKDQVGEIISGEVYQVWNREVLILDSEDNELLIPKGEQIPKDRYRKGDVVRAVVQRVEIINGTPKIILSRTSPQFLERLFENEVPEIFDGLITIKKIVREPGERAKVAVESYDDRIDPVGACVGMKGSRIHTIVRELENENIDVINYTDNMELYIQRALSPAKIGSIKINEETGRVSVFLKPDQVSLAIGKGGQNIKLASKLVGLEIDVFRETEGFEEDIDLEEFSDEIEAWVIDELKRIGLDTGRSVLAVTKEDLVRRTELEEETVEDLLKIIRSEFESEAETESESEPEENNN, from the coding sequence ATGGATAGCTCAATATTGATCGAATCGTTTGCGGAGTTCGCGAAGTTCAAGAACATTGACCGCCCTACCATGATGCGGATCTTGGAGGACGTGTTCCGTACCATGATCCGGAAGAAGTGGGGCACAGACGAGAATTTCGACATCATCCTGAACGTGGAGAAAGGCGATTTGGAGATTTGGCGTAACCGCGAAATTGTAGACGATAACTCAGAAGATATCTGGGACACTGATAAGATTCCATTCTCAGAGGCCATCAAGATTGAGCCTGACTTTGAAGTTGGCGAGGAAGTGTCTGAGCTGATTAAGCTGGAAGACTTCGGCCGTAGAGCCGTGTTGACCGCGCGCCAGACCTTAATCCAGCGCGTGAAAGATCTGGAGAAAGACTTGCTGTACCAGAAATACAAAGACCAGGTAGGCGAAATCATTTCCGGTGAAGTGTACCAGGTGTGGAACCGCGAGGTGCTGATTCTGGATTCTGAGGACAACGAGCTGTTAATCCCTAAAGGCGAGCAGATCCCCAAAGACCGTTACCGCAAAGGTGACGTGGTGCGGGCGGTGGTGCAGCGCGTGGAAATCATCAACGGTACGCCAAAGATTATTCTTTCCCGTACTTCTCCACAGTTCCTGGAGCGTCTGTTTGAAAATGAGGTGCCTGAGATCTTTGACGGCTTAATCACTATCAAAAAGATTGTGCGGGAGCCCGGCGAGCGCGCCAAAGTGGCCGTAGAATCGTATGATGACCGTATTGACCCGGTGGGTGCCTGTGTGGGCATGAAAGGTTCGCGTATCCATACCATTGTTAGGGAGTTGGAGAACGAGAACATTGACGTGATCAACTACACAGACAACATGGAGCTGTACATTCAGCGGGCCTTGAGCCCAGCTAAGATTGGCAGCATCAAGATCAACGAAGAAACCGGTCGCGTGTCTGTATTCCTGAAGCCAGACCAAGTGTCATTGGCCATTGGAAAAGGCGGTCAGAACATCAAACTCGCCAGTAAACTGGTTGGTTTGGAAATAGACGTATTCAGAGAAACCGAAGGGTTTGAGGAGGACATTGACCTGGAAGAATTCTCAGATGAGATTGAGGCCTGGGTGATTGACGAGCTCAAGCGCATTGGCCTGGACACCGGACGCAGCGTGCTGGCCGTGACCAAAGAAGATTTAGTGCGCAGAACAGAACTAGAGGAAGAGACGGTAGAAGACCTGCTCAAAATCATTCGTTCTGAATTTGAATCAGAGGCAGAAACAGAATCTGAGTCTGAGCCAGAAGAGAACAACAACTAG